From the genome of Segatella hominis, one region includes:
- a CDS encoding transporter translates to MKLWNFFRKFSLPCSLVIGAVGYLIFAYVPFLEPLGDAVGPHLVSLMPIVLFALLYVTFCKIEIKEMKPKAWHFILQLIRTSLALMMVVLIFEFGNDYNTKLILEGAFICFICPTAAAVAVVTEKLGGSIGSLTTYTVIANIFTMVIIPSLFPMVEKGADVSFLYMSLMVFRNVTTVLVVPLLLALLSRRFLPKFVDKVKSVKDLGFYMWCFNLTILMGETVRNILHATVSGWILVLLLIVPLFVCLIQFAIGKAVGRHFDASISAGQALGQKNTIVGIWLTLTFLNPLAAVAPGAYVVWQNLVNGWQLWYKEKYGKLKW, encoded by the coding sequence ATGAAGTTGTGGAATTTTTTCAGGAAGTTTTCCTTGCCCTGTTCGCTGGTCATAGGAGCAGTGGGTTATTTGATTTTTGCATACGTTCCTTTCTTGGAACCATTGGGTGATGCGGTCGGACCTCATTTGGTCAGTCTGATGCCGATTGTATTGTTTGCTTTGCTTTATGTTACGTTTTGTAAGATAGAAATAAAGGAAATGAAGCCTAAAGCCTGGCATTTTATATTGCAACTGATTAGAACTTCTTTGGCTTTGATGATGGTGGTACTTATCTTTGAGTTTGGTAACGACTATAATACGAAACTGATACTGGAGGGTGCTTTCATCTGTTTTATTTGTCCTACTGCAGCAGCTGTGGCTGTGGTAACAGAAAAATTGGGTGGGTCTATCGGTTCGCTTACTACCTATACGGTAATAGCCAATATTTTCACGATGGTTATCATCCCTTCTCTTTTCCCGATGGTAGAAAAAGGTGCTGATGTATCCTTTCTTTATATGAGTTTGATGGTGTTTAGGAATGTGACTACGGTTTTGGTGGTGCCATTACTTTTAGCCCTATTGAGCCGCAGGTTCTTGCCGAAGTTTGTGGATAAAGTAAAGAGCGTAAAAGATTTGGGATTTTATATGTGGTGCTTCAATCTGACGATTCTGATGGGCGAGACGGTGCGTAATATCCTTCATGCTACGGTATCCGGTTGGATTCTTGTTCTGCTTCTGATCGTTCCGCTTTTCGTCTGTCTTATCCAGTTTGCCATCGGTAAGGCGGTGGGACGCCATTTTGATGCGAGCATTAGTGCAGGACAGGCTTTAGGTCAGAAGAATACGATAGTGGGTATCTGGCTCACCCTTACTTTCCTGAATCCGTTGGCTGCCGTAGCTCCAGGTGCCTATGTGGTTTGGCAGAATTTAGTGAATGGTTGGCAGTTGTGGTATAAGGAGAAGTATGGTAAACTCAAGTGGTAA
- a CDS encoding porin family protein produces MKKITFLLMALLLIAMPSSAQHYTQSRYYNKQTGHLDYGRHYNDYPDSYFGFRIGPSFSYVNSDDSRLDGGNWQTGLNVGVVAGVALSNAQPLYLEGGLFYTEKGGKKDLANDKKMTYDLNYIEIPLVLKYKYNIDPHFSLQPFFGGYFALGVGGKIKNFEQREAQNSFNDDNFRRVDGGLRLGCGVQYDMFYADLTYDIGLANICHDTFDTSHNGGLQLNFGVNF; encoded by the coding sequence ATGAAAAAGATTACATTTCTCCTGATGGCTCTCTTGCTCATCGCAATGCCATCCTCAGCTCAACACTACACTCAGAGCAGATATTACAACAAGCAGACTGGTCATCTCGACTACGGCCGTCACTACAATGATTACCCTGACTCCTACTTCGGATTCAGGATTGGTCCTTCTTTCTCTTACGTCAATTCGGATGATAGCAGACTGGATGGTGGTAATTGGCAAACTGGTCTCAACGTGGGAGTTGTGGCAGGTGTCGCACTTTCAAATGCCCAGCCTCTTTATTTGGAAGGAGGCTTGTTCTATACAGAGAAAGGCGGCAAGAAAGATTTGGCTAATGACAAGAAGATGACCTACGACCTCAACTACATCGAAATTCCACTTGTACTGAAATATAAGTACAATATCGATCCACACTTCTCGCTCCAACCATTTTTTGGAGGATATTTCGCTTTAGGAGTTGGTGGAAAGATTAAAAACTTCGAACAGAGAGAAGCTCAAAACTCATTTAATGACGATAACTTCCGCCGGGTAGATGGAGGACTCCGTCTGGGTTGTGGCGTGCAATACGATATGTTCTATGCCGACCTTACCTACGATATCGGTCTGGCAAACATCTGTCATGATACCTTCGACACATCCCATAATGGAGGACTGCAACTCAACTTTGGTGTTAACTTCTAA
- a CDS encoding S-ribosylhomocysteine lyase yields MNKIPSFTINHNKLLRGIYVSRKDEIGNEVVTTFDIRMKVPNQEPCLHNGAIHTIEHLAATYLRNDEEWKDRIVYWGPMGCLTGNYLIIKGDLESKDIVELMKRTFKFIADFEGEIPGQAAKDCGNYLLHDLPMAKYESKKYLEEVLNVIKEENLIYPTQE; encoded by the coding sequence ATGAACAAGATACCAAGTTTTACTATCAATCATAACAAGTTGCTCCGCGGTATATACGTTAGCCGTAAGGACGAAATTGGAAACGAAGTTGTCACTACTTTCGATATCCGCATGAAAGTACCTAATCAGGAGCCTTGTCTCCACAACGGTGCCATCCACACGATTGAGCACCTCGCTGCCACCTATCTCCGCAATGACGAAGAGTGGAAAGACCGCATCGTATATTGGGGTCCGATGGGTTGCCTCACAGGTAATTACCTCATCATCAAAGGAGACCTGGAAAGCAAGGATATCGTTGAGTTGATGAAGCGCACCTTCAAGTTTATCGCAGACTTCGAAGGCGAGATTCCTGGACAGGCAGCCAAGGACTGTGGCAACTATCTGCTCCACGACCTGCCTATGGCAAAATACGAGTCCAAGAAATATCTCGAAGAGGTCTTGAACGTTATCAAGGAAGAAAACTTGATTTATCCTACACAAGAATAA
- a CDS encoding GSCFA domain-containing protein: protein MDFRTEVNIEKADFEIQPSDRLLFVGSCFADHLGNRFVENRFRAMVNPYGVMYNPTSVYHSVDRYLKGEPCTAGLKAGTEYQNQDRKVDVAVFTLGTNHVYILKETGEVVDNCQKRPQRLFEEKELSVGECVVELFKAVLALLGQGVRHIIVTVSPIRYQKYGFHGSQLSKATLLLAADILCQRFPEVVHYFPAYEILCDELRDYRFYKEDMLHPSELAVEYIWQKFQMAYFGKTAEDFLEEWKPIREALGHRPFNPESEEYKKFLANAQEKERKFMEKYQLGK, encoded by the coding sequence ATGGACTTTAGAACGGAAGTGAACATAGAAAAGGCTGACTTTGAGATACAGCCTTCTGACAGACTGCTTTTCGTGGGCAGTTGTTTTGCGGATCATCTCGGCAATCGTTTTGTCGAGAATCGCTTCCGTGCCATGGTCAATCCATACGGAGTCATGTACAATCCTACGAGCGTATATCACTCTGTGGACCGGTATCTCAAGGGGGAACCTTGTACCGCAGGTTTGAAGGCTGGTACTGAATATCAGAACCAAGACCGAAAAGTGGATGTGGCTGTCTTTACGCTCGGAACCAATCATGTATATATCCTGAAGGAAACGGGTGAAGTGGTGGATAACTGTCAGAAGCGTCCGCAACGCCTGTTTGAAGAAAAGGAATTGAGTGTGGGTGAATGCGTGGTAGAACTTTTCAAGGCGGTTTTGGCATTGCTCGGTCAAGGAGTCAGGCACATTATCGTGACGGTGAGTCCTATCCGTTACCAGAAATATGGATTCCATGGCAGTCAACTATCCAAGGCCACGCTTCTTTTAGCGGCAGATATACTTTGCCAGCGCTTTCCAGAAGTGGTGCACTATTTCCCTGCCTATGAAATTCTCTGTGACGAACTGAGAGATTATCGCTTTTACAAGGAAGATATGCTTCATCCGAGCGAACTGGCCGTGGAATATATCTGGCAGAAGTTCCAAATGGCTTACTTTGGCAAGACTGCCGAGGACTTTTTAGAGGAATGGAAACCTATCCGTGAAGCCCTTGGACACCGACCTTTCAATCCAGAGAGTGAGGAATACAAGAAGTTTCTTGCCAATGCACAGGAAAAAGAACGGAAATTCATGGAAAAGTACCAGTTGGGGAAATGA
- a CDS encoding 5'-methylthioadenosine/adenosylhomocysteine nucleosidase, whose translation MKIGIIVAMDKEFTQLKTLLTESQTEQKNHKDFVIGKIGNNEVVMQQCGIGKVNSTIGAVEMIDNYHPDLVISSGVAGGADINLNVTEVVVATECVYHDAYCGDECEFGQILGMPATFKTPKEYVEKALAINHLPDNIHPKIHAGQIVSGEWFVDSKEKMRSILEHFPHAMAVDMESCSIAQTCHIYKTPFISFRIISDVPLKDTKAQQYFDFWAKMAEGSFNVTKAFLEKL comes from the coding sequence ATGAAAATAGGAATTATCGTTGCGATGGACAAGGAGTTCACGCAACTCAAGACATTATTGACAGAATCACAGACAGAGCAGAAGAACCACAAGGATTTCGTGATTGGAAAAATTGGCAACAATGAAGTAGTCATGCAACAGTGCGGCATCGGCAAGGTAAACAGTACCATCGGTGCCGTAGAAATGATAGACAATTACCATCCAGACCTGGTGATCTCATCCGGTGTTGCGGGTGGAGCAGATATCAACCTCAACGTTACTGAGGTTGTAGTGGCAACAGAGTGTGTATATCATGACGCTTATTGCGGCGATGAATGTGAATTTGGACAGATTTTGGGTATGCCAGCCACCTTCAAGACTCCAAAGGAGTATGTAGAGAAGGCACTTGCCATCAATCATCTTCCAGACAACATCCATCCTAAGATACATGCAGGACAGATTGTCAGTGGAGAGTGGTTTGTAGATAGCAAGGAGAAGATGCGCTCTATCCTGGAGCACTTTCCTCATGCAATGGCTGTCGATATGGAGAGCTGTTCTATTGCACAGACCTGCCATATATACAAGACTCCTTTCATCTCCTTCCGTATTATCAGTGATGTACCACTCAAAGACACCAAGGCGCAGCAGTATTTCGACTTTTGGGCTAAGATGGCAGAAGGTTCTTTCAATGTAACCAAAGCATTCTTGGAGAAATTATAA
- a CDS encoding YfhO family protein, translating to MKFLKKYLLDILVVIVFAVVSFVYFMPADMDGRILFRHDAAAGKGLGHEKELFQQQTGEVTRWTNSVFGGMPTYQMSPSYESGTVLQQAVNAYHLWLPDYVWYVFAYLLGFYILLRAFNFRQSLAALGSIIWAFSSYFFIIIAAGHIWKVMALAYLPPMIAGVVLAYRGKYLWGLLVTAIFAAFEVNANHVQMTYYYLFIIFFMLLAFLWDAYKKKEMARFGKATAACIVGAAIGISLNLSNLYHTWQYGQESMRGKSELVKKNAANQTNSGLDRDYITQWSYGIDETWTLMIPDAKGGASVPLAQNTKAMEKADPNFVQIYQQLGQYWGNQPGTSGPVYVGAFVCMLFILGLFIVKGPMKWALLAATILSVLLSWGRNFMPFTDFFLDYVPMYAKFRTVASILVIAEFTIPLLAMMALKKIVDEPEILTTKAKLVYASFGLTAGFCLLFALAPGLFFSDFVSAQELQALQQLPAEYQGPIISNLTEIRKGIFTSDCWRSFWVIVIGSAFLFLYKMKKLGKEFMIAGIAVLCLVDMWMVNKRYLYDDMFVEKSVRDTPQQMTETDKMICRDKSLDYRVLNMASNTFNENETSYYHKSVGGYHPAKLRRYAEMIEAYISPEMQKAMKAVAEAGGDMTKVNGDSIFPVLNMLNTKYFIMPLQGGQTVPVQNLYAYGNAWFVDKVSYAENANEEIDKVGKINLRHEAVADAKFKQQLGESVPQDDTSIVKLTQYKPNNLTYEVTSNKGGVIVFSEIYYPGWTATIDGQPAELGRVNYILRALNVKPGTHKVVLDFHPTSLKTTETIAYVGYGVLLILLLAGLFFEWKKNKVTEK from the coding sequence ATGAAATTTTTGAAGAAGTATCTACTGGATATTCTGGTAGTAATCGTATTTGCAGTTGTCTCCTTTGTTTATTTCATGCCAGCCGACATGGACGGGCGCATCCTGTTCCGTCATGATGCTGCAGCAGGCAAGGGACTGGGACATGAAAAGGAACTTTTCCAGCAACAGACTGGCGAGGTGACCCGTTGGACAAACTCTGTTTTTGGTGGAATGCCAACTTATCAGATGTCACCATCTTATGAGAGTGGCACTGTTTTGCAGCAGGCTGTCAATGCCTATCATCTCTGGTTGCCTGACTATGTGTGGTATGTATTTGCATACCTCTTAGGATTCTATATTCTGTTGAGAGCCTTTAACTTCCGACAGTCATTAGCAGCATTGGGATCTATCATCTGGGCTTTTTCGTCCTATTTCTTCATCATCATTGCTGCCGGACACATCTGGAAAGTGATGGCTTTGGCTTATTTGCCTCCTATGATTGCAGGTGTCGTATTGGCTTATCGTGGTAAATATTTGTGGGGATTGCTCGTTACTGCTATCTTTGCAGCCTTTGAAGTCAATGCCAACCACGTGCAGATGACTTATTATTACCTCTTTATCATCTTCTTTATGCTTCTCGCATTCTTGTGGGATGCCTATAAGAAGAAGGAAATGGCTCGCTTCGGTAAGGCTACTGCGGCTTGTATCGTGGGTGCCGCCATCGGTATATCGCTCAATCTTTCCAACCTGTATCATACTTGGCAGTACGGTCAGGAGTCTATGCGTGGAAAGAGTGAACTGGTGAAGAAAAACGCTGCTAACCAGACCAATAGCGGTTTGGATAGAGACTATATTACCCAGTGGAGTTATGGTATTGACGAGACTTGGACGCTCATGATTCCGGATGCAAAGGGTGGTGCTTCTGTTCCTTTGGCACAGAACACAAAGGCAATGGAAAAAGCGGATCCTAACTTTGTACAGATTTATCAGCAACTCGGACAGTATTGGGGCAACCAGCCTGGAACAAGCGGTCCTGTATATGTAGGCGCTTTCGTCTGTATGCTCTTCATCTTGGGCTTATTCATTGTGAAGGGGCCGATGAAGTGGGCTTTGTTGGCGGCGACCATCCTCAGCGTACTTCTCTCATGGGGTAGAAACTTCATGCCGTTTACGGATTTCTTCTTGGATTACGTTCCGATGTATGCCAAATTCAGGACGGTGGCTTCCATCCTTGTGATTGCTGAGTTTACCATTCCTCTGTTGGCGATGATGGCACTCAAGAAGATCGTGGATGAACCGGAAATATTGACTACCAAGGCCAAACTCGTTTATGCAAGCTTCGGACTGACAGCAGGTTTCTGTCTCCTCTTTGCCTTGGCACCAGGCCTGTTCTTCTCAGATTTCGTGTCTGCACAGGAACTTCAGGCTTTGCAGCAGCTTCCTGCAGAATATCAGGGACCTATCATCAGCAATCTGACTGAAATCAGAAAGGGTATCTTTACTTCCGATTGTTGGCGTTCTTTCTGGGTTATCGTCATTGGCTCAGCCTTCCTCTTCCTTTATAAGATGAAGAAGTTGGGCAAGGAGTTTATGATTGCTGGTATTGCTGTACTCTGTTTGGTAGATATGTGGATGGTCAACAAGCGTTATCTCTATGATGATATGTTCGTGGAGAAGAGCGTGCGTGATACTCCACAGCAAATGACTGAGACCGATAAGATGATCTGCAGAGACAAATCGCTTGATTATCGTGTACTCAATATGGCATCCAATACCTTCAATGAGAACGAAACTTCATATTATCATAAGAGCGTTGGTGGTTATCATCCAGCCAAACTCCGTCGTTATGCGGAGATGATAGAAGCTTATATCTCTCCAGAGATGCAGAAGGCGATGAAGGCTGTAGCTGAGGCTGGTGGTGACATGACGAAGGTGAATGGCGACAGCATATTCCCTGTGCTCAATATGCTCAACACGAAGTACTTCATCATGCCTTTGCAGGGTGGACAGACTGTGCCTGTGCAGAATCTTTATGCCTATGGCAATGCTTGGTTTGTTGATAAGGTAAGCTATGCAGAAAATGCCAATGAGGAGATTGATAAGGTAGGAAAGATCAATTTGCGACATGAAGCTGTAGCTGATGCGAAGTTCAAGCAGCAGCTCGGTGAAAGTGTGCCTCAGGATGATACTTCTATTGTTAAGTTGACTCAATATAAGCCAAATAATCTGACTTATGAGGTTACTTCCAACAAGGGTGGTGTCATCGTGTTCTCTGAAATATATTATCCTGGTTGGACGGCTACGATAGACGGACAGCCTGCAGAATTGGGCAGAGTGAATTATATCTTGCGTGCCCTGAATGTAAAACCGGGAACTCACAAGGTGGTACTTGATTTCCACCCTACATCCCTGAAGACAACAGAGACCATTGCTTATGTAGGCTACGGTGTACTGTTGATTCTCTTGCTCGCAGGTTTATTCTTTGAATGGAAGAAAAATAAAGTAACAGAAAAATAA